A single Lacerta agilis isolate rLacAgi1 chromosome 10, rLacAgi1.pri, whole genome shotgun sequence DNA region contains:
- the DCLRE1C gene encoding protein artemis isoform X6 has translation MKHLKEDLVVTLLPAGHCPGSVMFLFQGESGTVLYTGDFRLAKGEVARMELLHSGSRVKDIQSVYLDTTFCDPKYYQIPSREECMKGILELVQSWISLSPYHVVWLNCKAAYGYEYLFTNLSEELGVKVHVNKLEMFKNMPEILYHITSSRHTQIHACRHPRDDEMFRGNRLPCGVISQNGKRLHIISVKPSTMWFGERTRKTNVIVRTGESSYRACFSFHSSYSEIQDFLSYIRPVNVYPNVIPVGVTEDKLMEILKPLCTSYNRNNELKYKPLGALKRTKPSETTDTDGGSDDLFDAELIPIRYKIPKLLPEMTASENKPLTENHQDDSDKTSYRATPMPAPLKVDFIECEESNGEDDDEEEELEGDMVLDELLPPSAESATVLPNPGLVCSEPTCKQNEDLEVPKWDAFFKRRVEDTDTSEHEDYAPAPTDSSEPQSPNLFSDNEDFSDSTHISSQNSSQSTHISEQGSQGWDSQADTVLISPQERKTFEFSPLKRGAERAMLYSSCFPAGENRTDMQSCKALAHTAPSTNSIKSEHQGRAQEASAAAAPTLTPSVQAEPTPERSKQESSGLLKPEDQLESQSSSDFEIPSTPETEVPKPDQLCSLYKKLAAGESLH, from the exons ATGAAGCATCTG AAAGAAGATTTAGTTGTAACACTTCTGCCAGCTGGCCATTGCCCAGGATCAGTTAT GTTTCTCTTCCAAGGTGAAAGTGGCACTGTGTTGTACACTGGGGATTTCAGACTTGCCAAGGGAGAAGTGGCCAGAATGGAACTTTTGCATTCGGGGAGCAG AGTGAAAGACATCCAGAGTGTGTATTTGGACACTACTTTCTGTGATCCCAAGTATTATCAGATCCCAAGCAGG GAAGAATGCATGAAAGGCATATTAGAATTAGTGCAAAGCTGGATCTCCCTCAGTCCTTATCATGTGGTGTGGCTGAACTGCAAAGCAGCTTATGGATATGAGTATTTGTTCACAAATCTCAGCGAGGAGCTTGGAGTTAAG GTGCACGTGAACAAAttggaaatgtttaaaaacatGCCAGAAATCCTCTACCACATCACCTCCAGTCGGCACACTCAGATTCATGCCTGTCGCCATCCAAGG GATGATGAAATGTTCCGAGGGAACAGGTTGCCTTGTGGTGTGATTTCTCAGAATGGAAAGCGGTTGCACATAATTAGCGTCAAGCCATCCACAATGTGGTTTGGAGAGAGGACAAGGAAAACAAATGTAATAGTGAG GACTGGGGAAAGTTCATACAGAGCTTGCTTTTCTTTCCACTCTTCTTACAGCGAG ATTCAGGATTTCTTGAGCTACATTCGCCCAGTGAATGTGTATCCCAATGTAATTCCAGTAGGTGTGACAGAAGACAAACTTATGGAAAT TTTAAAGCCATTATGTACATCATACAACAGAAATAACGAGCTGAAATATAAACCACTTGGAGCACTGAAGAGAACCAAACCCTCAGAAACAACAGACACAG ATGGCGGGAGTGACGATCTCTTTGATGCAGAATTGATTCCTATAAGATACAAGATTCCAAAACTTCTCCCAGAAATGACAGCATCTGAAAATAAGCCCCTTACTGAGAACCATCAGGATGACAGTGACAAAACAAGTTATAGGGCAACGCCCATGCCAGCCCCTTTGAAGGTAGATTTCATAGAGTGTGAGGAATCCAACGGTGAGGATGACGATGAGGAGGAAGAACTGGAGGGAGACATGGTTCTAGATGAACTTCTACCACCTAGTGCAGAGTCCGCCACTGTGCTGCCGAATCCAGGATTGGTCTGCTCAGAGCCCACTTGCAAACAAAATGAGGACTTGGAGGTGCCAAAGTGGGATGCCTTCTTTAAGCGACGTGTGGAAGACACAGATACCTCTGAACACGAGGACTATGCTCCAGCTCCCACAGATTCTAGTGAGCCTCAGTCCCCCAACCTGTTCAGCGATAATGAGGATTTTAGTGATTCTACTCACATCTCCTCCCAAAACTCTTCTCAGTCAACGCACATATCGGAACAAGGGAGCCAAGGGTGGGACAGTCAGGCGGATACTGTGCTCATTTCCCCACAAGAGCGAAAGACTTTTGAGTTCAGCCCTTTAAAGAGAGGAGCAGAGCGAGCAATGCTTTACTCATCTTGTTTCCCTGCTGGGGAAAACCGAACAGACATGCAGAGTTGCAAGGCTTTGGCTCACACTGCACCTTCTACGAACAGTATTAAGTCGGAACACCAAGGCAGAGCTCAGGAGGcgagtgcagcagcagcacctactCTGACGCCAAGTGTGCAGGCTGAACCAACTCCGGAGAGGAGCAAACAAGAGAGTTCAGGGCTGCTCAAGCCTGAGGACCAACTAGAGTCTCAGAGCTCTTCTGACTTTGAAATCCCCTCTACCCCCGAGACAGAGGTTCCTAAACCAGACCAGCTGTGCAGCCTGTACAAGAAGCTGGCAGCAGGGGAAAGTCTACACTGA
- the DCLRE1C gene encoding protein artemis isoform X7, translating into MFLFQGESGTVLYTGDFRLAKGEVARMELLHSGSRVKDIQSVYLDTTFCDPKYYQIPSREECMKGILELVQSWISLSPYHVVWLNCKAAYGYEYLFTNLSEELGVKVHVNKLEMFKNMPEILYHITSSRHTQIHACRHPRDDEMFRGNRLPCGVISQNGKRLHIISVKPSTMWFGERTRKTNVIVRTGESSYRACFSFHSSYSEIQDFLSYIRPVNVYPNVIPVGVTEDKLMEILKPLCTSYNRNNELKYKPLGALKRTKPSETTDTDGGSDDLFDAELIPIRYKIPKLLPEMTASENKPLTENHQDDSDKTSYRATPMPAPLKVDFIECEESNGEDDDEEEELEGDMVLDELLPPSAESATVLPNPGLVCSEPTCKQNEDLEVPKWDAFFKRRVEDTDTSEHEDYAPAPTDSSEPQSPNLFSDNEDFSDSTHISSQNSSQSTHISEQGSQGWDSQADTVLISPQERKTFEFSPLKRGAERAMLYSSCFPAGENRTDMQSCKALAHTAPSTNSIKSEHQGRAQEASAAAAPTLTPSVQAEPTPERSKQESSGLLKPEDQLESQSSSDFEIPSTPETEVPKPDQLCSLYKKLAAGESLH; encoded by the exons AT GTTTCTCTTCCAAGGTGAAAGTGGCACTGTGTTGTACACTGGGGATTTCAGACTTGCCAAGGGAGAAGTGGCCAGAATGGAACTTTTGCATTCGGGGAGCAG AGTGAAAGACATCCAGAGTGTGTATTTGGACACTACTTTCTGTGATCCCAAGTATTATCAGATCCCAAGCAGG GAAGAATGCATGAAAGGCATATTAGAATTAGTGCAAAGCTGGATCTCCCTCAGTCCTTATCATGTGGTGTGGCTGAACTGCAAAGCAGCTTATGGATATGAGTATTTGTTCACAAATCTCAGCGAGGAGCTTGGAGTTAAG GTGCACGTGAACAAAttggaaatgtttaaaaacatGCCAGAAATCCTCTACCACATCACCTCCAGTCGGCACACTCAGATTCATGCCTGTCGCCATCCAAGG GATGATGAAATGTTCCGAGGGAACAGGTTGCCTTGTGGTGTGATTTCTCAGAATGGAAAGCGGTTGCACATAATTAGCGTCAAGCCATCCACAATGTGGTTTGGAGAGAGGACAAGGAAAACAAATGTAATAGTGAG GACTGGGGAAAGTTCATACAGAGCTTGCTTTTCTTTCCACTCTTCTTACAGCGAG ATTCAGGATTTCTTGAGCTACATTCGCCCAGTGAATGTGTATCCCAATGTAATTCCAGTAGGTGTGACAGAAGACAAACTTATGGAAAT TTTAAAGCCATTATGTACATCATACAACAGAAATAACGAGCTGAAATATAAACCACTTGGAGCACTGAAGAGAACCAAACCCTCAGAAACAACAGACACAG ATGGCGGGAGTGACGATCTCTTTGATGCAGAATTGATTCCTATAAGATACAAGATTCCAAAACTTCTCCCAGAAATGACAGCATCTGAAAATAAGCCCCTTACTGAGAACCATCAGGATGACAGTGACAAAACAAGTTATAGGGCAACGCCCATGCCAGCCCCTTTGAAGGTAGATTTCATAGAGTGTGAGGAATCCAACGGTGAGGATGACGATGAGGAGGAAGAACTGGAGGGAGACATGGTTCTAGATGAACTTCTACCACCTAGTGCAGAGTCCGCCACTGTGCTGCCGAATCCAGGATTGGTCTGCTCAGAGCCCACTTGCAAACAAAATGAGGACTTGGAGGTGCCAAAGTGGGATGCCTTCTTTAAGCGACGTGTGGAAGACACAGATACCTCTGAACACGAGGACTATGCTCCAGCTCCCACAGATTCTAGTGAGCCTCAGTCCCCCAACCTGTTCAGCGATAATGAGGATTTTAGTGATTCTACTCACATCTCCTCCCAAAACTCTTCTCAGTCAACGCACATATCGGAACAAGGGAGCCAAGGGTGGGACAGTCAGGCGGATACTGTGCTCATTTCCCCACAAGAGCGAAAGACTTTTGAGTTCAGCCCTTTAAAGAGAGGAGCAGAGCGAGCAATGCTTTACTCATCTTGTTTCCCTGCTGGGGAAAACCGAACAGACATGCAGAGTTGCAAGGCTTTGGCTCACACTGCACCTTCTACGAACAGTATTAAGTCGGAACACCAAGGCAGAGCTCAGGAGGcgagtgcagcagcagcacctactCTGACGCCAAGTGTGCAGGCTGAACCAACTCCGGAGAGGAGCAAACAAGAGAGTTCAGGGCTGCTCAAGCCTGAGGACCAACTAGAGTCTCAGAGCTCTTCTGACTTTGAAATCCCCTCTACCCCCGAGACAGAGGTTCCTAAACCAGACCAGCTGTGCAGCCTGTACAAGAAGCTGGCAGCAGGGGAAAGTCTACACTGA